Sequence from the Chiloscyllium plagiosum isolate BGI_BamShark_2017 chromosome 34, ASM401019v2, whole genome shotgun sequence genome:
TCCAGAATAAATAATTCAAGTGAAAACCCAGCAAAACATGGGAGTTGACTTGGCAAATGAAGGAATAATTTAGTGTTCCAAATTCAGGTTTTAATAGGTGATTGCAGCAAGGACTGAGAGATACTTACTTGATATTGAATTCACAAAGCCTCTAATTTTCTGCATTTCATTGGTATCAGGAGCTGCTCTCAGTCCTTCTAAGCTGTCTCACTAAATGTACATTATAGACAAATGAACGCATGCCAATTATACATCTGGATTTCTTCTCTTCACTGGTTGGTTCAAACTGCTGTGTGGCAAAACAGAAGGAAATTTGACGAGGAAAATGGGAAATCTGAGAGTCTGGCAAACGAGGATTCATAGGAACATAAGAAGAGGAGAGGGCCATtcaattccacaggcttactccatcattcaataaaatcatggctagtccgtggcctaattccatatacctgtttttggcccatatcttttaataactttggaaaacaaaaatctatcaatctcagatataaaattaataactgattcAGCATGCACTGCTgtttggggaagagagttccgAACATCTCCCACTCTTTTTGTGggaaagtgcttcctaacatctctcctgaacggtctggccgCAATTCTCAGACTCTGCCcactagttctagaatccccaaccagtggaaattgtTTATCTTTGTCTATCCTGTGTTTTCCTGTTAATATGTTGAAAACTTTGACAAGGTCACCCTTAATCTTcgaaattctagagaaaacaggcctaatttgtatagtCTCTCCTTGTTACTTAACCCCGGAGTCTAGgtattatttttgtaaatcttcattGTAATCCCaccagggccagtatatccttcctacGGTGAGGTATGCAGATCTGCCCACAGTGCTCCGAGTAGAATCTAACTAAggttttgtataattgcaacaataaCTTCTATATCCTTGTATTCTTCACAGGCTGTGATTACAAAGCTGATGTGGAGGTTTTAAACTGATTTTTCCAAATCCTGATATTTATGTATAAATAAAACTCATGATAGACAGAAATCTGATGATAGCATCCATAATCAGTTACCTCCCTGTTAGCATTGCTGTCCTTTTGAGTTGGATGTGAATGGTGCAATCCTACTGGAAGTGAGTTCTCAGAATAACTGTATTTCTCCCTAAATAAACAGCATTCTGTTTCAGTTCTTCCAGCTCTTTTCCTCTGTGCTAGTTTGCTGAGTTTCAGCTGTTTTGTCTAATTTGTAATTTGCAAATATAACTCATCTACTTCAAATAAATtgcaatactttttaaaaattatacaatatttataaattaaatataaaataaatacatGTTTAAATAAACAGGACTCAAGCAGAACTAAATAGTTAACCATTGAGAGAAATGTTGTCTTGGCCCAAACAGATTCCTGCTTTGAATCTGTGTGCAGCCAGAATGGCTACAATATGATTTATTGAATTGGATGAGGGTAAATTGCTTCATACACTGTTTAATTAGGTTACCTCAATCATATTCAGGTATTCAGAAATTTCCATTGGAATACTATAATATACAGTCCCTCACTAACAATGTGAAACCATATAGAACATCATTTTAATGGATATTTTACAAGATTTTCTTAAAGGTGTGTAAGCACGAAAGATATTGTGGTTACCACCTGTAAATGTGGTCTCGGAGTTTCAGTGTCACTGTGTTGCCAGGTAGTAGACTGTACGTCCCATAAATCGGTAGACCATATCAAACAGCACATCCCTTTGACTGTCTACAATGGGCAGCATGTCAACCATGCTCCACTAGTCCATGCTTACAAACCTCAGGACACGGTCTCCAGCATTAGACGTGATTCTGTTACTGGATAAAATTTACTAAATAATCCTGAATGTGCCAGGAAATACACCAAAAACCAATTTAAGATtcggagcaaattattgcaaatgctggaatttgtactgaaaacaaaaaaatgctgggaatcacagtaggtcagacagcatccatggagagacagcaagctaacacttcgagtctagatgactgttcATCTGGATGCAGTCTGACCCAATTTAAGATCAGTTGGGCTCTAAGTGTGATTCACTTGCATGTGCTACCAGCTACATATATTAACATACAAGATCACATTATTTATTGGTAAAAGGAATTGAACTTTTTTCCTTGAGGAAAAGGTATTGGAGACTATCAATCCCTGCTTTATTCCCCATGGCAAGacactgaccaatcagagtctacCTGCCTGGTCTGCGTTTGATCAGCTAACTATACTTGACCATTAACAGTTCGTGTTGCATCTCCAAGCCAACCACAATCCTAGCGATCATAGCACCCTCTTCTTGTACACAGTAAGTTGCTGTTCCTCTCTATGTTTGGATTCACACACCTAATCTGacaagtgcaagacaaaaagaaTTTAATtctcttttcagcaatgtttATTTTTGATACGACTAATCTTATTTCTATATGCAAAGcctatttttaattatttctgcCAGAGAGCACTAACTAACTGTTGTAATATTTACATGTCTGTGCATTTTACCTTTAAAGTTTGGGATGGTCTGGCATCATACAGCAATGGTCCCTTCACCAAATGTAAATCATGTGTTGCAATAGTTGCCAATGTCCTCTTCTGACAGTCATCATCATGTAACTTTGTCTAAAGAAAGAGAATAAAGCATAATTCCTGTTAACCAGGTTGTAAAGCTAAGGTTTGATACAATCACGCAGGCTGGAAGGGAAAGAGAGATGAGCAGATCAATCATTTCTCCCACAAGTTTAagattatttaaaagaaaatcaaagatgaAATTACATCATGTTCTGATcactgtgatgatactatggctttaagaggtgtactttATCCTGGTTTCTTTTTTATGAAGTAAAGAAcaatctgctcaaagccaataaagtaagcaGCTTATGACaccttaattttctttttaagttggaacaatagaaacagcctgaatgggtggggtcaagctcccacagaatctGGATTTCTAGTTCtggctttcagcagttgctggagtcttgaagctcggtgtggaagctcttattcctctctctgttatagCTAGAAGctagggttctcttcctgctgctagaattgcatgtgagacaatctatttaactgcatttgcctttgccaagggtgtgtttacggGAGATTACTATATTGGAACGGTTAATATTTATACATTAtcttgttaagcatttcaatagttaCAGTTaaaccaattcttttatttttattttgtctgtattttaactgtggtgtaaaaATAGTGTGTTTTTcttaaagtcaagtagtttgactaatggaattgcatctggaatgtaacaccttacacttacctttaaaataagaaaaagttgagGTCTAGACTATTTTCTCAATATGTTTTGAGGGAgattggtctggtccataacatcatAGAGAAATATTTTCCTCTCTAATACAAAGTTTGAGGAAACTGTGTACTTGGACCCGTTCCCTCACTTGAGATACTGATATGAACATTGGCACTTTCTGTTATGGATACACAAGTGTTCTGATGAATTAGCCTTTAAACTATATCAGAATGAGTACAATATATAATTCTCCACTTCACCAATTTATATTGACAGAGGCAGAATGGATTTATCAAACATGGTTAAATACTGAAGCAATACAGTGGGTGCAAATTAACTGAAGACAGTAGCATGAACAAGCTACTTAACCTGGCAATCTCCAGTTACTGGTGTATCATCTTATCTATAAACTTTCCATGTTgacaaaaagaaaatacagagacCAACCCACTCATAATTTACAACAAAACCTTGCCAGTAACTTCAGCTTATTAAGATTACAGAGAAAGGACAGGAGTGGTTTTCTTTTTTAGATATGTTTGTGTTCATGAAGATGTGATAGCCATTACATTTACTTATCAACTTTTCACCTAACACCTAAATGGCTAAATGATAAAGCTGAATTGGACACAGCAACATCAAGGGATTGcagttactttaaaaaaaaagaaattgacaaAAGAACTACCTGAGCTACCAGGAATCGTTTCAACGCATTTCCAGCTCGGAGGTTCATTCCTTCCACAATGCAACACACAATATAGGGTCTCACTTCCTTGACATTGGGAGTGACTTTCACAAACACAGTGGATGGATTTTCAGAAACATGCAGCACTCGCACCACTAATTTGTTCAATTCCTCCATTTCATCAGATTCCTCATCATCTTTCTTCAAAGGTTTCTTCTTCTTCCTGCTGCTTTTATCTCtgttctctgttttctctgcactctctcctttCCCCTTCCCCTTGCCACGACCCCCCGATTTCAGATAGTCCAAGATGGATTTGGTCTGGCATCCATTCACCATTTTTTCTAGTCGTTTATCGGTTAAACAATTTCCTTTGAAGTTTATTTCTTTCAGCTTGGGACAATCAGCAAGCTCACAAGGAATCTCTGTGAGCTTGTTGTCGGACAGATCCAGGGTCTAGAACAGAATTAGAGACATTATCGTTAATAGAAgcacagaatacaaaagcaagggcATGGGGCTGAGCTTGAtaaagacacttgttagacctcag
This genomic interval carries:
- the lrrc47 gene encoding leucine-rich repeat-containing protein 47 isoform X2, translating into MVNGCQTKSILDYLKSGGRGKGKGKGESAEKTENRDKSSRKKKKPLKKDDEESDEMEELNKLVVRVLHVSENPSTVFVKVTPNVKEVRPYIVCCIVEGMNLRAGNALKRFLVAQTKLHDDDCQKRTLATIATHDLHLVKGPLLYDARPSQTLKITPLGRKEIKAADLVRRLQTEADEQRKQKKRQNVSGLHKYLQLLNGKENFPCLVDAEDHVISFPPITNSDKTKIRKTTSQLFLEVTSSTNLQTCKNVMDRLIVNYGLIPTEKEAIHPIESVLVLFRMA